Proteins encoded by one window of Lycium barbarum isolate Lr01 chromosome 11, ASM1917538v2, whole genome shotgun sequence:
- the LOC132618851 gene encoding F-box protein SNE-like: MGTNTNFFINDNEDVLIEILKRLDGRSLGVSACVCKLWCTITRNDSLWEHLCFRHVSPPPEGVRTVVLALGGYRRMYMVCVRPVLNRLRICRPTGVEDYWIRHEVELSLSLFCVEYYERVLLGGGGGGRHGGDGGCTSSLMFLCKAVNV, encoded by the coding sequence ATGGGAACCAATACCAATTTTTTCATCAATGATAATGAAGATGTGCTGATTGAGATATTGAAGAGGCTGGATGGTCGTTCACTAGGAGTGTCCGCGTGTGTATGCAAGCTATGGTGCACCATCACTCGTAACGACTCATTGTGGGAGCATCTCTGCTTCCGCCACGTGTCACCACCACCAGAGGGTGTGAGGACGGTGGTGTTGGCTCTCGGAGGGTACCGGAGGATGTACATGGTGTGTGTAAGGCCAGTGTTGAATAGACTGAGAATATGCAGACCGACCGGAGTGGAAGATTATTGGATTCGACATGAAGTGGAGTTGTCGTTGTCGTTGTTTTGTGTGGAGTATTATGAAAGAGTGTTGttaggtggtggtggaggaggaaGACATGGTGGTGATGGTGGTTGCACGTCGTCGCTTATGTTCCTTTGCAAGGCTGTGAAcgtttga